In a genomic window of Piliocolobus tephrosceles isolate RC106 chromosome 1, ASM277652v3, whole genome shotgun sequence:
- the KIAA2013 gene encoding uncharacterized protein KIAA2013 homolog isoform X1, whose protein sequence is MWLQQRLKGLPGLLSSSWARRLLCLLGLLLLLLWFGGSGARRAAGGLHLLPWSRGEPGAAEPSACLEAATRAWRGLRERGEAVPLGPGVPALVANGFLALDVAANRLWVTPGEREPAVAPDFVPFVQLRPLSALAEAGEAVLLLREGLLRRVRCLQLGSPGPGPVAAGPGPASISGLAAGSGRDCVLLQEDFLAHRGRPHVYLQRIQLNNPTERVAALQTVGPTAGPALKAFTSTLEKVGDHQFLLYSGRSPPTPTGLVHLVVVAAKKLVDRLQVAPKTQLDETVLWVVHVSGPINSQVLKSKAAKELKALQDLARKEMLELLEMPAAELLQDHQLLWAQLFSPGVEMKKITDTHTPSGLTVNLTLYYMLSCSPAPLLSPALSHRERDQMESTLNYEDHCFSGHATMHAENLWPGRLSSVQQILQLSDLWRLTLQKRGCKGLVKVGAPGILQGMVLSFGGLQFTENHLQFQADPDVLHNSYALHGIRYKNDHINLAVLADAEGKPYLHVSVESRGQPVKIYACEAGCLDEPVELTSAPTGHTFSVMVTQPITPLLYISTDLTHLQDLRHTLHLKAILAHDEHMAQQDPGLPFLFWFSVASLITLFHLFLFKLIYNEYCGPGAKPLFRSKVGSRCLVETRDLGLALSPVSRKGLAWRGGVRPGQEWVS, encoded by the exons ATGTGGCTGCAGCAGCGGCTCAAGGGGCTGCCGGGACTGCTGTCGAGCAGCTGGGCCCGCCGCCTCCTCTGCCTGCTCggcctcctgctgctgcttttgtGGTTTGGGGGGTCCGGCGcgcggcgggcggcgggcggccTGCACCTGCTTCCCTGGTCCCGCGGTGAACCGGGCGCCGCCGAGCCGTCTGCCTGCCTGGAGGCGGCCACCCGCGCCTGGCGCGGCCTGCGGGAGCGCGGCGAGGCGGTACCGCTGGGCCCTGGAGTGCCGGCCCTGGTGGCCAACGGCTTCCTGGCTCTGGACGTGGCCGCCAACCGGTTGTGGGTGACCCCCGGGGAGCGAGAGCCCGCCGTGGCGCCGGACTTCGTGCCCTTCGTGCAGCTGCGCCCGCTGAGCGCGCTGGCTGAAGCTGGAGAGGCGGTGCTGCTGCTGCGGGAGGGGCTGCTGCGCCGCGTGCGTTGCCTGCAGCTCGGGTCCCCAGGTCCTGGCCCCGTGGCCGCCGGCCCCGGGCCCGCCTCCATCTCTGGCCTTGCCGCGGGGTCCGGCCGCGACTGCGTGCTGCTGCAAGAGGACTTTCTGGCGCACCGGGGCCGACCCCACGTCTATCTGCAGCGCATCCAGCTCAACAACCCCACGGAGCGCGTGGCCGCGCTGCAGACTGTGGGGCCCACTGCCGGCCCAGCCCTCAAGGCCTTCACCAGTACCCTAGAGAAGGTCGGAGACCATCAATTCCTCCTCTACTCAGGCCGGTCCCCGCCTACGCCCACTGGGTTGGTGCACCTGGTGGTGGTGGCCGCCAAGAAGCTAGTGGACCGCCTCCAAGTGGCTCCCAAGACGCAGCTGGATGAGACGGTGCTGTGGGTGGTGCACGTCTCTGGCCCCATTAACTCCCAGGTGCTCAAAAGCAAAGCAGCCAAGGAGCTCAAGGCGCTGCAGGACTTGGCCCGGAAGGAAATGCTGGAGCTCTTGGAGATGCCAGCCGCGGAGCTTCTTCAAGACCACCAGCTCCTCTGGGCTCAGCTCTTCAGCCCAG GAGTGGAAATGAAGAAGATCACTGATACCCACACGCCGTCTGGCCTGACCGTGAACCTGACACTCTACTACATGCTCTCCTGCTCGCCAGCCCCGCTGCTCAGCCCTGCCCTGAGCCACAGGGAGCGAGACCAGATGGAGTCGACGCTCAACTATGAAGATCACTGCTTCAGCGGCCACGCCACCATGCACGCCGAGAACCTGTGGCCGGGACGGCTGTCCTCTGTCCAGCAGATCCTGCAGCTGTCCGACCTGTGGAGGCTGACCCTCCAGAAGCGTGGCTGCAAGGGGCTGGTGAAGGTCGGCGCCCCAGGCATCCTGCAGGGCATGGTGCTCAGCTTTGGGGGGCTGCAGTTCACGGAGAACCATCTCCAGTTCCAGGCTGACCCTGACGTGCTGCACAACAGCTATGCATTGCATGGCATCCGCTACAAGAATGACCATATCAACCTGGCCGTACTGGCGGACGCCGAGGGCAAGCCCTACCTACATGTGTCCGTGGAGTCCCGCGGCCAGCCTGTCAAGATCTATGCCTGCGAGGCGGGCTGCCTGGACGAGCCAGTGGAGCTGACCTCGGCGCCCACGGGCCACACCTTCTCGGTCATGGTGACGCAGCCCATCACGCCGCTGCTCTATATCTCCACCGACCTCACACACCTGCAGGACCTGCGGCACACGCTGCACCTCAAGGCCATTCTGGCCCATGATGAGCACATGGCCCAGCAGGATCCCGGGCTGCCCTTCCTCTTCTGGTTCAGCGTGGCCTCCCTCATCACCCTCTTCCACCTCTTCCTCTTCAAGCTCATCTACAACGAGTACTGTGGGCCTGGAGCCAAGCCCCTCTTCAGGAGTAAGGTAGGAAGCCGCTGTCTGGTTGAAACCCGAGACCTCGGCCT
- the KIAA2013 gene encoding uncharacterized protein KIAA2013 homolog isoform X2, with translation MWLQQRLKGLPGLLSSSWARRLLCLLGLLLLLLWFGGSGARRAAGGLHLLPWSRGEPGAAEPSACLEAATRAWRGLRERGEAVPLGPGVPALVANGFLALDVAANRLWVTPGEREPAVAPDFVPFVQLRPLSALAEAGEAVLLLREGLLRRVRCLQLGSPGPGPVAAGPGPASISGLAAGSGRDCVLLQEDFLAHRGRPHVYLQRIQLNNPTERVAALQTVGPTAGPALKAFTSTLEKVGDHQFLLYSGRSPPTPTGLVHLVVVAAKKLVDRLQVAPKTQLDETVLWVVHVSGPINSQVLKSKAAKELKALQDLARKEMLELLEMPAAELLQDHQLLWAQLFSPGVEMKKITDTHTPSGLTVNLTLYYMLSCSPAPLLSPALSHRERDQMESTLNYEDHCFSGHATMHAENLWPGRLSSVQQILQLSDLWRLTLQKRGCKGLVKVGAPGILQGMVLSFGGLQFTENHLQFQADPDVLHNSYALHGIRYKNDHINLAVLADAEGKPYLHVSVESRGQPVKIYACEAGCLDEPVELTSAPTGHTFSVMVTQPITPLLYISTDLTHLQDLRHTLHLKAILAHDEHMAQQDPGLPFLFWFSVASLITLFHLFLFKLIYNEYCGPGAKPLFRSKEDPSV, from the exons ATGTGGCTGCAGCAGCGGCTCAAGGGGCTGCCGGGACTGCTGTCGAGCAGCTGGGCCCGCCGCCTCCTCTGCCTGCTCggcctcctgctgctgcttttgtGGTTTGGGGGGTCCGGCGcgcggcgggcggcgggcggccTGCACCTGCTTCCCTGGTCCCGCGGTGAACCGGGCGCCGCCGAGCCGTCTGCCTGCCTGGAGGCGGCCACCCGCGCCTGGCGCGGCCTGCGGGAGCGCGGCGAGGCGGTACCGCTGGGCCCTGGAGTGCCGGCCCTGGTGGCCAACGGCTTCCTGGCTCTGGACGTGGCCGCCAACCGGTTGTGGGTGACCCCCGGGGAGCGAGAGCCCGCCGTGGCGCCGGACTTCGTGCCCTTCGTGCAGCTGCGCCCGCTGAGCGCGCTGGCTGAAGCTGGAGAGGCGGTGCTGCTGCTGCGGGAGGGGCTGCTGCGCCGCGTGCGTTGCCTGCAGCTCGGGTCCCCAGGTCCTGGCCCCGTGGCCGCCGGCCCCGGGCCCGCCTCCATCTCTGGCCTTGCCGCGGGGTCCGGCCGCGACTGCGTGCTGCTGCAAGAGGACTTTCTGGCGCACCGGGGCCGACCCCACGTCTATCTGCAGCGCATCCAGCTCAACAACCCCACGGAGCGCGTGGCCGCGCTGCAGACTGTGGGGCCCACTGCCGGCCCAGCCCTCAAGGCCTTCACCAGTACCCTAGAGAAGGTCGGAGACCATCAATTCCTCCTCTACTCAGGCCGGTCCCCGCCTACGCCCACTGGGTTGGTGCACCTGGTGGTGGTGGCCGCCAAGAAGCTAGTGGACCGCCTCCAAGTGGCTCCCAAGACGCAGCTGGATGAGACGGTGCTGTGGGTGGTGCACGTCTCTGGCCCCATTAACTCCCAGGTGCTCAAAAGCAAAGCAGCCAAGGAGCTCAAGGCGCTGCAGGACTTGGCCCGGAAGGAAATGCTGGAGCTCTTGGAGATGCCAGCCGCGGAGCTTCTTCAAGACCACCAGCTCCTCTGGGCTCAGCTCTTCAGCCCAG GAGTGGAAATGAAGAAGATCACTGATACCCACACGCCGTCTGGCCTGACCGTGAACCTGACACTCTACTACATGCTCTCCTGCTCGCCAGCCCCGCTGCTCAGCCCTGCCCTGAGCCACAGGGAGCGAGACCAGATGGAGTCGACGCTCAACTATGAAGATCACTGCTTCAGCGGCCACGCCACCATGCACGCCGAGAACCTGTGGCCGGGACGGCTGTCCTCTGTCCAGCAGATCCTGCAGCTGTCCGACCTGTGGAGGCTGACCCTCCAGAAGCGTGGCTGCAAGGGGCTGGTGAAGGTCGGCGCCCCAGGCATCCTGCAGGGCATGGTGCTCAGCTTTGGGGGGCTGCAGTTCACGGAGAACCATCTCCAGTTCCAGGCTGACCCTGACGTGCTGCACAACAGCTATGCATTGCATGGCATCCGCTACAAGAATGACCATATCAACCTGGCCGTACTGGCGGACGCCGAGGGCAAGCCCTACCTACATGTGTCCGTGGAGTCCCGCGGCCAGCCTGTCAAGATCTATGCCTGCGAGGCGGGCTGCCTGGACGAGCCAGTGGAGCTGACCTCGGCGCCCACGGGCCACACCTTCTCGGTCATGGTGACGCAGCCCATCACGCCGCTGCTCTATATCTCCACCGACCTCACACACCTGCAGGACCTGCGGCACACGCTGCACCTCAAGGCCATTCTGGCCCATGATGAGCACATGGCCCAGCAGGATCCCGGGCTGCCCTTCCTCTTCTGGTTCAGCGTGGCCTCCCTCATCACCCTCTTCCACCTCTTCCTCTTCAAGCTCATCTACAACGAGTACTGTGGGCCTGGAGCCAAGCCCCTCTTCAGGAGTAAG